The region TTTAGTATCTGATGAAAAAGGAAacgtttttatttatgatttAGATTTGGCTAGTAGTCCTTATAAAATGTTTCATGTTCAAAACTGTCCTTTAAAAAAAGCAGAATTTCATAAggaatataatttgttttattcaTTAGGCTCAAATGGTgtgataaatttattttactctaaattttttaatgattaTATAACAGATCCCATTTTAGTACcaattaaagaaataaaaaatgaggCAAAGATTGTTGACCTGACTTGGTCAGAAAAAAAACCATGGCTATTTGCTCACACTGAGTCCAATTTTTCTGTCTTATacacataataatatatacattatagaaaatatatttgtgataattatatactCATTATGTGTATGTTTACACGTTTGTACGTGcttttaatttcttttccattttggtgttattatttatattatatcattttattttttaatttcaaaCATTTTAAATACTTGTAACTTTGTTATAtcaaaaatgtatatatatatttcgaTTTGtttaagaaaattataaaattgtatttacTAAATTGGATGAACAATGAAAGGATTAATATGTAGAAATATAAAGGGAATTCTAagttgttttttattttattttccgtatccaaatatttttttctcaaatttttattccttGTGTGTGCCATATTTTAATAGAATAATTTGGAAATAAAAtgctaattttttttatattagaaattttaaaagaattagTAATGTGTATACattgtttttaaatgaaatacaTCTACATGTATCTAtctatatacatattatatatatatatatatatagggATACAAATAgactaatatattttagggcctttttattgatttcattttttttaatatatagattttatttgatttatcatatttttagcACAGTATCATTTGACTGCTTCCATCCTCACTTTATACAcaaacattaaaaaaatatataaattaaaaaaattggcTGGAGCAGTTTGCtattacaaatattttaattgcttacttcattatatatgctGGCATTATATCCTTACAAATGCATTTTACAATATTtgaaaacatttttatttgtaaatttcaaagttttaaatgtatttaagtaaataatttatttcatctaTTTCAATGTACCAACATTTAGTTTTTATTTGCACAgattttttatgcataataCACACACTTGATAATGAAAAGTGCTCTCGattttctttgtttttttaatattattttaaaatatgatatttaaaaaaaaatatttttactattattattattatttttttttttttaacttaaCTTTCAACCGACGTTATTATATACTTCCTCTGTcgcttattttttttaattcattcCCAAATTTAAAGCATatgattttatatataaataattttattttctttatatattattattttgtttttttaaaaaattcataataataaaaggaaaatgTAAATACCGAAATAAACTATAAACAAAGGATTTAATAAAAGTTAAAATttagtataaataaatatacaataactttatatattatcatatattctatgtatttatattagaAGATAAATTTCGATTTTTGttcgaaaaaatatattatacaattttgtaggcaaaaaaaataatatgcattaaataaaattaagaaaataaCAGCACAACATCAAagacataaaaataacaatataataatgaaaataataattaaattatataaaaaattacattgaaaaattatttttggtGATACGTCAAAGTTTAGAAATGTATATTctatgaacaaaataacCATTCTATATGTATAAGTAGCGAAATGAATATGTCataattttacaattttttttttttttgagtgaataattttattagtattttttttgtgtatattttaaataaataacgTAGTATAATGAAcaataatcaaaatataaaaaatgaagtaATTGTAACAATAAATGGGACAAAAGatgttaatataaatatagaaaacGAGGGgaatgaaataaaagatgATATAAAGCATATCGGAATAGcagaagaaaatataaaaactgATTCTAAAATAACAACAAACAATTATAGAAATGATAATTCAATGAAAATAGTGATAAAAGAAAAGGATAGTATAAATTGTAATGAGTTCAATATTTGTAGTACTATTTTAACAGACGAATTTAAAGATGGcgaaaatggaaatataacaaaatgcCCTGAAAATGTAGAATGtattgaaataaataataataataataaagacaTAGATATAGAAAACATTAAcaagaaaaatgaaatgataaataatgaaagtattgatttggaaaataacaataatgaACATACTTTGTCCAATGAACGCATATATGGCAGAAGTGATAGTTCAAGCAGCTTAACTATAGATGACAATCCCAATATATCAAGAAGAGCATATAGAAGTTTTCATATATGttcaatttttattcatttagcattattattaatgattttattattaatagcGACATTAATTAATGATTATACAGTATATATAACAGCAGATAAAGgaaaaacaataatttatatttgtggTATACTATTAGGTTTATTATGTTTACATGCatgtataaatttatatatatctttaatGTTTTTAGCAGATTATGAGATTtcaagaaaaataaaaattattgaatcaaaaatgcatatgattgttttattatatttatttttatgtttatatgtatatttgtttgaagataaaaataacccTATACGTCCAATATTTTCCTTtgctatattattatcagttatttattattttatgccattatttttatatattgtattgagaattttattttttattgttattttcacaataatatttatgaaaagaaaaagtCCAACTCCAAAAAAtgtcttaaaaaaattaaaaattatcaaatatatagattACAAAAACTATTGTGAACATATACGAGCAAATCAAATGTCAATATCAGAATTTAATGATAAAGAGAATAAACAAGTGGATGAAAAAGTAGCAGATAAAGAGGATtgtattttgaaaaattctgaacaaaatatatcatgtaataaaaatgaaaacaataatcaagatttaaataaaaattgtaataatgaaataaataatttagaaattaaagataatattaaaaatagtaaaattgaaaaaaataataaccaTGTAAAAATGGATAAAGAAGTATGTAAtagaaaattaaataatatgaataggctaaattattattcgattaacatatatgataaaaataagaaaaaaaatatttcatataagtcaaaaaatatagaagatgaaattataaagaataatatatatgataaagaaaatggtgaaacaaataattatattaagagtaattcattttacattaatattgaaaatgaaaattatatgtgtGCAATTTGTTTTGTTGACTATTTAGACGATGATAGTATTTGTGTATTACCATGTAATTACATGCATTATTATCACAAAGATTGCATATTTACATGGTTAAAGAAAAACAACGATTGTCCTTTGTgcagaaaaaatataacaatttaataatgaagaaaaaaaaaagttaagCATGCATGTGAATGTGTGCTTGGGTGTGAGTTAAGTATTAGAATGTATTTATAGGTAGACAGCTATTTTGTAAACATTTAATTGACAATGTTTGGaaaaatatgtgtatataatgAATGCTTCAAAGAGGATATCTATGCCAATATGCATGTATATACACAtggtattatatattattcgacgtaaatatttttatttatatatctagcatatttattttatttaattagaCAGCTTCATATACGACTGTTCGTTTATTACAACGCTCATCcgttataatatatgtatatatatatatatatatatatatatatatatatatatatttatttatccaATTTTGATTCCCTTCGACGggttttatatattctttatttgcTACTCATAACATTCCCCTTTacatttgaaaaaaagtttatttgttataatactaatttttgtataatttttatatgtaaatattttttatattttactttttttatttatacactttattaattttttgtgtcCCTTATATTGTTTAATTTATGCTATAAAcgttataaaaaaaataattaaaaaaattttatccAATTGTGCAATCACTTACAATTTATGTGTGAAATttggaataaaaaattttatcttTGATTAAATcaatattaaaacaaaattggTAAAgtacattaaaaaaaaattaattatcaATGTTAAAAAGGTATGATTGAGTTTGTAAGTTTATGTGTatgttgtatatatataaggaaaaaaacaaatatatagtttAGACTATTATGTGTGCAAAAAGAGGTACTAATTAATatgcaaatataataatagtaatatatgaatattatagAACTATTTCGATGctatttatatgattaaaAAGTGTAaggaatataaaatgactaattcaaaaatattgttgaattttattttgccTACTCTTATaagacaaaaatatatttaattattttgaaaattaaaacaatcGATTgctatttgttttattataatgaGCATACAACATGGCTATACTATATAGAGGTATATAACGTTTTCGATTTTTTGTAAacacatttattataaataccTACTGTTCAATGAACTATAATTATAggcaaaaaaataataaaaataatttttaaaataattgagTAGAAAGAATATGTTCAAATATATTcgagaaatatattttatttgtagcTACTCATGAAGTTTGGAAGGAAAATAAGAAAAGTCAATGTATTGGAAAAAGGCGAATATGAAATTCACAGAATacttaaattattttattttcaagcCAAGTATACCATAccataaatttatattatgaaaaatattatattttaattgtttattttatttcataataGCTTTcgtttaatttttatgtgtTATACAAACACAAtggatattatttttaggaaataaaatggatactatattattatatatgtatggaAATGTGTACTCAAAATAAATGCTCAATAAACATTTAGTTATAATCCAAGcgtgtatatattatgttattatattatgttatacatattatgttatatatatttatagagGATGAATTAAATTAACAAAGGTATAAATGTGTGTAAGAAATTAAACTGGTATTTAATAGGTATAATTACTCAggtttgttattattttagtgtatttatttaaatatgaagaataataattaagggtaaaacatttataatttgattataaagctataataattttttatattgtccttatatattattatgcaaaaaaaaaaaatagataaataaataaaaaaggtacataaaaaaaattccaGCAAATGTGtcaatattgaaaatactGAGTACACATATGATTGCTTAATTTGATCACGCActgatatatatgaatgtaatatattcatatatagtattttatatataatatatttacatgtACGGATGTGCCTTTAGaatttttgatatatcAAATGGTCATATCGTGTCATATTATCagcatataatatttgtgttcaaaaaaaaatatattttttttataatattttttatctttcctttattttgttcttatgggatttatttataacactaattaatatatttattatttttccgaattttataaataatatatataatacacatataaagtatacattattttacacgtacataatatatatatagttattattttaatttgttaatatttccTCTCCCTTTTTTGTGTATCTATATTAATTAGGccgtttttattttcttatttaaataaggataataaataaaatagtaacAAAAGTATCAgaaatatagatattataaggaaataaaaatggcaGAAGTTATGAACATATCAAAGAGTGCTTCATTTTCGAAGCAAGAAAAAGAATTTAGCGATTTTCAAAAAACTAAAGAAAgcaatgaaaaaatattaaataaagaatcAAATAGATTTACATTGCATCCTATTATATATCCTGAAGTTTGgaatttttacaaaaaagcTGAAGCTTCATTTTGGACAGCTGAAGAAATTGATTTATCAAGTGATTTGAAagattttgaaaaattaaatgtaaatgaaaaacattttataaaacatgTTTTAGCATTTTTTGCAGCAAGT is a window of Plasmodium berghei ANKA genome assembly, chromosome: 10 DNA encoding:
- a CDS encoding RING zinc finger protein, putative, which encodes MNNNQNIKNEVIVTINGTKDVNINIENEGNEIKDDIKHIGIAEENIKTDSKITTNNYRNDNSMKIVIKEKDSINCNEFNICSTILTDEFKDGENGNITKCPENVECIEINNNNNKDIDIENINKKNEMINNESIDLENNNNEHTLSNERIYGRSDSSSSLTIDDNPNISRRAYRSFHICSIFIHLALLLMILLLIATLINDYTVYITADKGKTIIYICGILLGLLCLHACINLYISLMFLADYEISRKIKIIESKMHMIVLLYLFLCLYVYLFEDKNNPIRPIFSFAILLSVIYYFMPLFLYIVLRILFFIVIFTIIFMKRKSPTPKNVLKKLKIIKYIDYKNYCEHIRANQMSISEFNDKENKQVDEKVADKEDCILKNSEQNISCNKNENNNQDLNKNCNNEINNLEIKDNIKNSKIEKNNNHVKMDKEVCNRKLNNMNRLNYYSINIYDKNKKKNISYKSKNIEDEIIKNNIYDKENGETNNYIKSNSFYINIENENYMCAICFVDYLDDDSICVLPCNYMHYYHKDCIFTWLKKNNDCPLCRKNITI